The Streptococcus sp. VT 162 genome has a window encoding:
- a CDS encoding aminoglycoside adenylyltransferase, with protein MRTDQEMLDLILQIAKKLQVDAVALSGSRTNPNAPTDEFQDYDVVYVVDDLDNLTSDLAWLDQFGTRIIEQHNLLGNRRLYLMLFEDGNRIDLTLCLKDQIQEWVDSEAGFTVLEDKKGLFEAYLPNPKHYWTAPPSKEEFTASCNEFWWVSAYVVKGICRKQVIYATDHLYGICQQELLKVLAWQVAIDRGVIDIGKNYKYLYNYLPSEKEKEFSNLLDFSSLDKITQSLLATMQLFHQEAQRLAQMMGFDYDKEVAEKMIQYAEEKLQNTN; from the coding sequence ATGAGAACTGACCAGGAAATGCTTGACCTGATTTTACAAATAGCTAAAAAGTTACAGGTTGATGCTGTGGCCCTATCGGGTTCGCGTACAAACCCCAATGCCCCAACAGATGAATTTCAAGACTATGATGTTGTTTATGTCGTGGACGACTTAGATAATTTGACGAGTGACCTTGCTTGGTTAGACCAGTTTGGCACACGTATCATTGAGCAACATAATCTCCTAGGCAACCGTCGCCTCTATCTCATGCTATTTGAAGATGGCAATCGGATTGATTTAACCCTCTGCCTTAAAGACCAAATTCAAGAGTGGGTGGATAGTGAGGCTGGGTTCACCGTTTTAGAAGATAAGAAGGGTTTGTTTGAAGCGTATCTGCCTAATCCTAAGCACTACTGGACTGCTCCGCCCTCCAAAGAGGAATTTACAGCATCCTGCAATGAATTTTGGTGGGTGTCAGCCTACGTGGTCAAAGGAATTTGTCGTAAGCAAGTCATCTATGCGACAGACCATCTCTACGGTATTTGTCAGCAAGAACTCTTGAAAGTCTTGGCCTGGCAGGTCGCAATAGATAGAGGAGTAATCGACATCGGTAAGAACTACAAGTACCTCTATAACTACTTGCCTTCTGAGAAGGAGAAGGAATTCTCAAATCTGCTTGATTTCTCGAGTTTAGACAAAATTACTCAGTCTTTATTGGCTACGATGCAACTTTTTCACCAAGAAGCTCAAAGGCTTGCCCAAATGATGGGCTTTGACTACGATAAGGAAGTAGCTGAGAAGATGATTCAGTATGCTGAGGAAAAACTTCAAAACACTAATTAA
- a CDS encoding DNA topoisomerase IV subunit A, producing the protein MSNIQNMSLEDIMGERFGRYSKYIIQDRALPDIRDGLKPVQRRILYSMNKDGNTFDKSYRKSAKSVGNIMGNFHPHGDSSIYDAMVRMSQDWKNREILVEMHGNNGSMDGDPPAAMRYTEARLSEIAGYLLQDIEKKTVPFAWNFDDTEKEPTVLPAAFPNLLVNGSTGISAGYATDIPPHNLAEVIDATVYMIDHPTAKVDKLMEFLPGPDFPTGAIIQGRDEIKKAYETGKGRVVVRSKTEVEKLKGGKEQIVITEIPYEINKANLVKKIDDVRVNNKVAGIAEVRDESDRDGLRIAIELKKDANTELVLNYLFKYTDLQINYNFNMVAIDNFTPRQVGIVPILSSYIAHRREVILARSRFDKEKAEKRLHIVEGLIRVISILDEVIALIRASENKADAKENLKVSYEFTEEQAEAIVTLQLYRLTNTDVVVLQEEEAELREKIAMLAAIIGDERTMYNLMKKELREVKKKFATPRLSTLEDTAKVIEIDTASLIAEEDTYVSVTKAGYIKRTSPRSFAASTLEEIGKRDDDRLIFVQTAKTTQHLLMFTTLGNVIYRPIHELADIRWKDIGEHLSQTITNFETNEEILYAEVVDQFDDATTYFAATRLGQIKRVERKEFSPWRTYKSKSVKYAKLKDETDQIVAVAPIKLDDVLLISQNGYALRFNIEEVPVVGAKAAGVKAMNLKEDDVLQSAFICNTSSFYLLTQRGSLKRVSIEEIPATSRAKRGLQVLRELKNKPHRVFLAGAVAEQGFVGDLFSTEVEENDQTLLVQSNKGTIYESQLQDLNLSERTSNGSFISDTISDEEVFDAYLKEVYKEGKDNP; encoded by the coding sequence ATGAGTAACATTCAAAACATGTCCCTTGAGGACATCATGGGAGAGCGCTTTGGTCGCTACTCCAAGTACATCATTCAAGACCGGGCTTTGCCAGACATTCGGGATGGATTGAAACCGGTCCAGCGTCGTATTCTTTATTCAATGAATAAAGATGGCAATACTTTTGACAAGAGCTACCGTAAGTCGGCCAAGTCTGTCGGTAACATCATGGGGAATTTTCACCCACACGGTGATTCTTCCATCTATGATGCCATGGTTCGTATGTCTCAGGACTGGAAAAACCGTGAGATTCTAGTTGAAATGCACGGTAATAACGGTTCTATGGACGGAGATCCGCCTGCGGCTATGCGTTATACCGAGGCTCGTTTGTCTGAGATTGCTGGTTATCTTCTTCAAGATATCGAAAAGAAGACAGTTCCCTTTGCTTGGAACTTTGACGATACCGAGAAAGAACCGACTGTTTTGCCAGCAGCATTTCCAAACCTCTTGGTCAATGGTTCGACTGGTATTTCGGCTGGTTATGCTACAGACATTCCTCCCCATAATTTAGCTGAGGTTATTGATGCGACGGTTTACATGATTGACCACCCAACAGCCAAGGTGGACAAACTCATGGAATTCTTGCCTGGGCCAGACTTCCCTACAGGGGCTATCATTCAAGGGCGTGATGAAATCAAGAAAGCCTATGAAACTGGGAAAGGGCGCGTGGTCGTTCGATCTAAGACGGAGGTTGAAAAGCTAAAAGGTGGTAAGGAACAAATCGTTATCACTGAAATTCCTTATGAAATCAATAAAGCCAATCTCGTCAAGAAAATCGATGATGTTCGTGTGAATAACAAGGTGGCAGGTATTGCTGAGGTTCGTGATGAGTCTGACCGTGACGGTCTTCGTATCGCTATTGAACTTAAGAAAGACGCGAATACCGAGCTCGTACTCAACTATCTCTTCAAGTACACTGACCTGCAAATCAACTACAACTTTAACATGGTGGCGATTGACAATTTCACACCTCGTCAGGTTGGAATTGTTCCAATCTTATCTAGCTATATCGCCCACCGTCGTGAAGTAATTTTGGCTCGTTCCCGCTTTGACAAGGAAAAAGCTGAGAAACGTCTGCATATCGTTGAAGGTTTGATTCGCGTGATTTCGATTTTGGATGAAGTCATTGCTCTTATCCGTGCTTCTGAGAACAAGGCTGACGCCAAGGAAAACCTCAAGGTCAGCTATGAGTTTACAGAAGAGCAGGCTGAAGCTATCGTGACCTTACAACTTTACCGTTTGACCAATACAGACGTGGTTGTCTTGCAGGAAGAAGAAGCAGAACTGCGTGAAAAGATCGCCATGCTTGCGGCTATCATCGGTGATGAACGGACTATGTACAATCTCATGAAGAAAGAACTTCGTGAGGTCAAGAAGAAATTTGCGACTCCACGTTTGAGTACTTTGGAAGACACCGCAAAAGTAATTGAGATTGACACAGCTAGTTTGATTGCCGAGGAGGATACCTATGTCAGCGTGACTAAGGCAGGCTATATCAAGCGTACTAGCCCACGTTCCTTTGCGGCATCCACTCTGGAAGAAATTGGCAAGCGTGATGATGATCGTTTGATCTTTGTACAAACTGCCAAGACAACCCAGCACCTCTTGATGTTCACGACTCTTGGGAATGTCATTTATCGACCAATCCATGAATTGGCAGACATTCGCTGGAAGGACATCGGAGAGCACTTGAGCCAAACGATTACAAACTTTGAAACTAACGAAGAAATTCTCTATGCAGAAGTAGTGGATCAGTTTGATGATGCGACAACTTATTTTGCAGCGACTCGACTTGGTCAAATCAAGCGTGTAGAACGCAAAGAATTCTCTCCATGGCGGACCTACAAGTCGAAGTCTGTTAAGTACGCTAAACTCAAAGACGAGACAGACCAGATTGTAGCAGTAGCACCAATCAAACTGGATGATGTTCTCTTGATTAGTCAAAATGGTTATGCCCTTCGTTTCAATATCGAAGAGGTTCCCGTTGTCGGTGCCAAGGCTGCAGGTGTCAAGGCTATGAACCTGAAAGAAGATGATGTCCTCCAATCCGCCTTTATATGTAACACTTCATCCTTCTACCTCTTGACCCAACGTGGTAGCTTGAAACGTGTTTCTATTGAGGAAATTCCAGCGACCAGCCGTGCCAAACGAGGCCTACAAGTCTTGCGTGAGTTGAAAAACAAACCGCACCGTGTCTTCTTGGCTGGAGCAGTTGCAGAGCAAGGTTTCGTTGGTGATCTTTTTAGTACAGAAGTAGAAGAAAACGACCAAACGTTACTTGTTCAATCTAACAAGGGGACAATCTATGAGAGCCAATTGCAAGATTTGAACTTGTCAGAACGTACTAGCAATGGAAGCTTTATTTCAGACACCATTTCAGATGAGGAAGTTTTCGATGCTTACCTCAAAGAAGTCTATAAAGAAGGTAAAGACAATCCATAA
- a CDS encoding branched-chain amino acid aminotransferase, with translation MTVAIDWENLGFAYMKLPYRYIAHYKNGQWDQGELTEDATLHISESSPSLHYGQQAFEGLKAYRTKDGSVQLFRPDENAKRLQRTCDRLLMPQVPTEMFVEACKAVVRANEEYVPPYGTGGTLYLRPLLIGIGDIIGVKPAEEYIFTIFAMPVGNYFKGGLVPTNFLIQDEYDRAAPNGTGAAKVGGNYAASLLPGKMAKSRQFSDVIYLDPSTHTKIEEVGSANFFGITADNEFVTPLSPSILPSITKYSLLYLAEHRLGLTPIEGDVPIDNLDRFVEAGACGTAAVISPIGGIQHGDDFHVFYSETEVGPVTRKLYDELTGIQFGDVEAPEGWIVKVD, from the coding sequence ATGACAGTTGCAATTGATTGGGAAAATCTTGGCTTTGCTTATATGAAATTACCTTACCGTTATATCGCTCACTACAAAAATGGTCAATGGGATCAAGGAGAATTGACAGAGGATGCAACCTTGCATATTTCAGAGTCTTCTCCAAGTCTCCACTATGGACAGCAAGCGTTTGAAGGTTTGAAAGCCTATCGTACCAAGGACGGCAGTGTTCAATTGTTCCGTCCTGACGAAAATGCCAAGCGTTTGCAACGTACTTGCGACCGTCTTTTGATGCCACAAGTTCCGACAGAAATGTTTGTAGAAGCTTGTAAAGCAGTTGTGCGTGCAAATGAAGAATACGTCCCACCATATGGAACAGGTGGAACCCTTTATCTTCGTCCGCTGTTGATTGGTATTGGGGATATTATTGGGGTTAAACCAGCAGAAGAGTATATTTTCACTATCTTTGCTATGCCAGTTGGAAATTACTTTAAGGGTGGATTGGTTCCAACCAACTTCTTGATTCAGGATGAATACGACCGTGCAGCTCCGAATGGTACAGGTGCGGCCAAGGTAGGTGGAAACTATGCTGCTAGTCTCCTCCCAGGTAAAATGGCCAAGTCACGCCAATTTTCAGATGTTATCTACTTAGACCCATCTACACATACAAAGATTGAAGAAGTCGGATCAGCTAACTTCTTTGGAATCACGGCAGACAATGAATTTGTTACGCCATTGAGTCCATCCATCTTGCCATCCATTACCAAGTACTCTTTGCTTTACTTGGCAGAACACCGCTTGGGCTTGACTCCGATTGAAGGTGATGTCCCAATCGATAATTTGGATCGTTTTGTAGAGGCAGGTGCTTGTGGAACAGCAGCGGTTATTTCTCCAATTGGAGGTATCCAACACGGCGATGATTTCCATGTTTTCTATAGTGAAACAGAAGTAGGTCCTGTTACACGTAAACTCTATGATGAATTGACTGGTATCCAATTTGGTGATGTAGAAGCGCCTGAAGGATGGATTGTCAAAGTGGACTAA
- a CDS encoding branched-chain amino acid aminotransferase: MSKKDKKIEIQLTDAKVTVGKDSYEGYVLTIGKKVIGEIAELDSQFAIIKNGNVDSFYKKLEKAVEILIENYNLTK, from the coding sequence ATGAGTAAAAAAGATAAGAAAATTGAAATCCAATTAACCGATGCAAAAGTGACTGTTGGAAAAGACAGCTATGAAGGATACGTTTTGACGATTGGGAAAAAGGTCATTGGAGAAATTGCCGAATTAGATAGCCAATTTGCCATCATAAAGAATGGAAATGTCGATAGTTTTTATAAAAAACTTGAAAAAGCTGTGGAAATTTTGATTGAAAACTATAATTTGACAAAATAA
- the rpsA gene encoding 30S ribosomal protein S1 (in Escherichia coli this protein is involved in binding to the leader sequence of mRNAs and is itself bound to the 30S subunit; autoregulates expression via a C-terminal domain; in most gram negative organisms this protein is composed of 6 repeats of the S1 domain while in gram positive there are 4 repeats; the S1 nucleic acid-binding domain is found associated with other proteins), which translates to MNEFEDLLNSVSQVEPGDVVSAEVLTVDTTQANVAISGTGVEGVLTLRELTNDRDADINDFVKVGEVLDVLVLRQVVGKDTDTVTYLVSKKRLEARKAWDKLVGREEEVVTVKGTRAVKGGLSVEFEGVRGFIPASMLDTRFVRNTERFVGQEFDAKIKEVDPKENRFILSRREVVEAATAAARAEVFGKLAVGDVVTGKVARITSFGAFIDLGGVDGLVHLTELSHERNVSPKSVVTVGEEIEVKILDLNEEEGRVSLSLKATTPGPWDGVEQKLAKGDVVEGTVKRLTDFGAFVEVLPGIDGLVHVSQISHKRIENPKEALTVGQEVTVKVLDVNADAERVSLSIKALEERPAQEEGQKEEKRAARPRRPKRQEKRDFELPETQTGFSMADLFGDIEL; encoded by the coding sequence ATGAACGAATTTGAAGATTTGCTAAATAGCGTTAGCCAAGTTGAGCCTGGTGATGTTGTTAGTGCTGAAGTATTGACAGTTGATACGACTCAAGCTAACGTTGCAATCTCTGGGACTGGTGTTGAAGGTGTCTTGACTCTCCGCGAATTGACAAACGATCGCGATGCAGATATCAATGACTTTGTGAAAGTAGGAGAAGTATTGGATGTTCTTGTACTTCGTCAAGTAGTTGGTAAAGATACTGATACAGTTACATACCTTGTATCTAAAAAACGCCTTGAAGCTCGCAAAGCATGGGACAAACTTGTAGGACGCGAAGAAGAAGTTGTTACTGTTAAAGGAACTCGTGCCGTTAAAGGTGGACTTTCAGTAGAATTTGAAGGTGTTCGTGGATTTATCCCAGCTTCAATGTTGGATACTCGTTTCGTACGTAACACTGAGCGTTTCGTAGGTCAAGAATTTGATGCTAAAATCAAAGAAGTTGATCCTAAAGAAAACCGCTTCATCCTTTCACGTCGTGAAGTTGTTGAAGCAGCTACTGCAGCAGCTCGTGCTGAAGTATTCGGTAAATTGGCTGTTGGTGATGTCGTAACTGGTAAAGTTGCTCGTATCACAAGCTTTGGTGCTTTCATCGACCTTGGTGGTGTTGATGGATTGGTTCACTTGACTGAATTGTCACACGAACGTAACGTATCACCTAAATCAGTTGTAACTGTTGGTGAAGAAATTGAAGTGAAGATCCTTGATCTTAACGAAGAAGAAGGACGCGTATCACTTTCACTTAAAGCAACAACACCTGGACCATGGGATGGTGTTGAGCAAAAATTGGCTAAAGGTGATGTAGTAGAAGGAACAGTTAAACGTTTGACTGACTTCGGTGCATTTGTTGAAGTGTTGCCAGGTATCGATGGACTTGTTCACGTATCACAAATTTCACACAAACGTATCGAAAATCCAAAAGAAGCTCTTACTGTTGGTCAAGAAGTTACTGTTAAAGTCCTTGATGTTAACGCTGACGCAGAACGTGTATCACTTTCTATCAAAGCTCTTGAAGAACGTCCAGCTCAAGAAGAAGGACAAAAAGAAGAAAAACGTGCTGCTCGTCCACGTCGTCCAAAACGTCAAGAAAAACGTGATTTCGAACTTCCAGAAACACAAACAGGATTCTCAATGGCTGACTTGTTCGGTGATATCGAACTTTAA
- a CDS encoding GAF domain-containing protein: protein MLDSEKQSQYQLLNEELSYLLEGETNVLANLSNASALLKSRFPNTVFAGFYLFDGSELVLGPFQGGVSCIRIPLGKGVCGEAAEFQETVLVGDVSTYPNYISCDSMAKSEIVVPMLKNGQLLGVLDLDSSLIDDYNAVDRDYLEQFVAILLEKTEWDFTMFEEKA, encoded by the coding sequence ATGTTAGATTCAGAAAAACAATCACAATATCAATTGTTAAATGAGGAACTTTCTTATTTACTTGAAGGTGAGACCAATGTTCTTGCCAATCTTTCGAATGCTAGTGCCCTCCTAAAATCTCGATTTCCGAATACTGTATTTGCAGGGTTTTATCTGTTTGATGGTAGCGAGTTGGTTTTAGGGCCTTTTCAGGGTGGTGTTTCTTGTATTCGCATTCCGCTTGGGAAAGGCGTGTGTGGAGAAGCTGCTGAGTTTCAAGAGACTGTTTTGGTTGGCGATGTGAGCACCTATCCAAACTACATTTCTTGTGATAGTATGGCCAAGAGTGAAATCGTGGTTCCCATGCTCAAGAATGGTCAATTGCTGGGTGTCTTAGACTTGGATTCTTCACTTATTGATGATTACAATGCCGTTGACCGTGATTACTTGGAACAATTTGTCGCTATTTTGCTTGAGAAGACAGAATGGGACTTTACGATGTTTGAGGAGAAAGCCTAA
- a CDS encoding DNA polymerase III subunits gamma and tau (catalyzes the DNA-template-directed extension of the 3'-end of a DNA strand; the tau chain serves as a scaffold to help in the dimerizaton of the alpha,epsilon and theta core complex; the gamma chain seems to interact with the delta and delta' subunits to transfer the beta subunit on the DNA), with translation MYQALYRKYRSQTFSQLVGQEVVAKTLKQAVEQEKISHAYLFSGPRGTGKTSVAKIFAKAMNCPNQVDGEPCNNCYICQAVTEGSLEDVIEMDAASNNGVDEIREIRDKSTYAPSLARYKVYIIDEVHMLSTGAFNALLKTLEEPTQNVVFILATTELHKIPATILSRVQRFEFKSIRTQDITAHIHHILEKENISSEPEAVEIIARRAEGGMRDALSILDQALSLTQGNELTTAISEEITGTISLSALDDYVAALSQQDVSKALDSLNLLFENGKSMTRFVTDLLQYLRDLLVVQTGGENTHHSPVFMDNLALSQESLFEMIRIATVSLADMKASLQPKIYAEMMTIRLAETKPESALSEAVESEISTLRQEVARLKQELANVGTVPKQVAPVPSRPATSKTVYRVDRNKVQAILQEAVENPELARQNLIRLQNAWGEVIESLAGPDKALLVGSQPVAANEHHAILAFESNFNAGQTMKRDNLNTMFGNILSQAAGFSPEILAISLEEWKEVRAAFSARNKSSQSDQEVEEESLIPEGFEFLADKVMVEED, from the coding sequence ATGTATCAAGCACTTTATCGAAAATATAGAAGCCAAACTTTTTCACAATTAGTCGGACAAGAAGTTGTGGCTAAAACCCTAAAACAAGCGGTTGAGCAGGAAAAGATTAGTCATGCCTATCTTTTCTCAGGACCTCGTGGAACTGGGAAGACCAGTGTAGCCAAGATTTTTGCCAAGGCTATGAACTGTCCGAACCAAGTGGACGGAGAACCATGTAATAACTGCTATATCTGCCAAGCAGTGACAGAAGGTAGCTTAGAAGATGTTATCGAAATGGATGCGGCTTCGAATAATGGAGTCGATGAAATCCGTGAAATTCGTGATAAATCCACCTATGCTCCTAGTTTGGCACGTTATAAGGTCTATATCATAGACGAGGTTCATATGCTGTCTACAGGAGCTTTTAATGCGCTTTTAAAGACGCTAGAAGAACCAACTCAAAATGTTGTCTTTATCTTGGCGACTACCGAATTGCACAAGATTCCAGCAACTATTTTATCGCGTGTCCAACGTTTTGAGTTTAAATCGATTCGAACTCAAGATATCACGGCACATATTCATCATATTTTAGAAAAAGAAAATATCAGTTCTGAACCAGAGGCTGTGGAAATCATTGCTAGACGAGCTGAAGGTGGGATGCGGGATGCCTTGTCTATTCTGGACCAAGCCTTGAGTTTGACACAGGGAAATGAGCTCACGACTGCTATCTCTGAGGAGATTACAGGTACCATTAGTCTATCAGCACTAGATGACTATGTAGCCGCCTTGTCTCAGCAGGATGTTTCAAAAGCGCTTGATTCTTTGAATCTTTTGTTTGAAAATGGCAAGAGCATGACTCGTTTTGTGACGGATCTCTTGCAGTATTTGCGTGATTTACTAGTTGTTCAGACAGGTGGCGAAAATACTCATCATAGTCCAGTTTTTATGGACAATCTAGCTCTTTCTCAGGAAAGTCTCTTTGAAATGATTCGCATAGCGACTGTGAGCTTGGCGGATATGAAAGCTAGCCTGCAACCTAAGATTTATGCTGAGATGATGACCATTCGTTTAGCTGAGACTAAGCCTGAATCTGCTCTTTCAGAAGCTGTCGAGAGTGAAATTTCTACACTAAGACAGGAAGTCGCTCGTCTCAAGCAAGAACTTGCTAATGTTGGAACGGTGCCTAAACAAGTGGCGCCAGTCCCTAGCCGTCCAGCCACTTCCAAGACAGTCTATCGAGTAGACCGTAATAAAGTTCAGGCTATCCTACAAGAAGCTGTTGAAAATCCTGAATTGGCACGGCAAAACTTGATTCGCCTCCAGAATGCATGGGGGGAAGTGATCGAAAGCTTAGCTGGTCCTGATAAGGCTCTGCTTGTTGGTTCTCAACCAGTTGCAGCCAACGAACACCATGCTATTTTAGCTTTTGAATCTAATTTCAATGCAGGCCAAACCATGAAACGGGATAACCTCAATACCATGTTTGGCAATATTCTTAGCCAAGCGGCTGGATTTTCACCTGAAATCCTGGCAATTTCCCTAGAGGAATGGAAAGAGGTTCGTGCAGCATTTTCAGCTAGAAACAAGTCTTCTCAATCAGATCAAGAGGTAGAAGAAGAAAGCCTGATTCCAGAGGGATTTGAATTTCTGGCTGATAAAGTCATGGTCGAAGAAGACTAA
- a CDS encoding iron ABC transporter ATP-binding protein, with protein sequence MSVLEIKDLHVEIEGKEILKGVNLTLKTGEIAAIMGPNGTGKSTLSAAIMGNPNYEVTKGEVLFDGVNILELEVDERARMGLFLAMQYPSEIPGITNAEFLRAAMNAGKEDDEKISVREFITKLDEKMELLNMKEEMAERYLNEGFSGGEKKRNEILQLLMLEPTFALLDEIDSGLDIDALKVVSKGVNAMRGEGFGAMIITHYQRLLNYITPDVVHVMMEGRVVLSGGPELAARLEREGYAKLAEELGYDYKEEL encoded by the coding sequence ATGTCAGTATTAGAGATCAAAGATCTTCACGTTGAAATTGAAGGAAAAGAAATTTTGAAAGGGGTCAATCTGACTCTGAAAACAGGAGAAATCGCAGCTATCATGGGACCAAATGGTACTGGTAAATCGACTCTTTCTGCCGCTATCATGGGGAACCCTAACTATGAAGTTACTAAAGGTGAGGTCTTGTTTGATGGAGTAAATATCCTTGAGTTGGAAGTGGACGAGCGTGCGCGTATGGGACTTTTTCTGGCTATGCAATACCCATCTGAAATTCCTGGAATTACCAACGCAGAGTTTCTTCGTGCAGCTATGAATGCTGGTAAAGAAGATGACGAGAAGATTTCAGTTCGTGAATTTATCACTAAGCTAGACGAAAAAATGGAATTGCTCAACATGAAAGAAGAAATGGCAGAGCGTTACCTCAACGAAGGTTTCTCAGGTGGTGAGAAAAAACGTAATGAAATTCTTCAACTCTTGATGTTGGAACCAACTTTTGCCCTTTTGGATGAGATTGACTCAGGTCTTGATATTGACGCCCTTAAAGTTGTGTCTAAAGGTGTCAATGCCATGCGTGGTGAAGGCTTTGGTGCTATGATTATCACTCACTACCAACGTCTCTTGAACTACATCACACCAGACGTGGTCCACGTGATGATGGAAGGTCGTGTTGTCCTTTCTGGTGGTCCAGAATTGGCTGCCCGTTTGGAACGTGAAGGATACGCAAAACTAGCTGAAGAACTTGGCTACGACTACAAGGAAGAATTGTAA
- a CDS encoding Fe-S cluster assembly protein SufD: MTKENIKLFSEMHAEPSWLSGLRQKAFDKIESLELPVIERVKFHRWNLGDGTITESEPSANVPDFTALDNHLKLVQVGTQTVFEQTPVELAEQGVVFTDFHSALEEIPELIEEFFMSSVKYDDDKLAAYHTAYFNSGAVLYIPDNVEITEPIEGIFYQDSDSDVPFNKHILIIAGKNSRISYLERLESRGESNAKATANITVEVIARSGAQVKFAAIDRLGENVTAYISRRGKLGNDASIDWAIGVMNEGNVVADFDSDLIGNGSHADLKVVALSSGRQVQGIDTRVTNYGCNSIGNILQHGVILEKATLTFNGIGHIIKGAKGADAQQESRVLMLSDQARSDANPILLIDENDVTAGHAASIGQVDPEDMYYLMSRGLDKATAERLVVRGFLGSVIVEIPVKEVRDEMIATIEEKLSKR; encoded by the coding sequence ATGACTAAAGAGAATATTAAACTTTTTTCAGAAATGCACGCTGAACCAAGCTGGTTATCAGGCCTCCGTCAAAAAGCTTTTGATAAGATTGAGAGTTTGGAATTACCAGTCATTGAGCGTGTCAAATTTCACCGTTGGAATCTGGGAGATGGTACCATCACAGAAAGTGAACCTTCAGCAAATGTTCCTGACTTCACGGCTCTAGATAATCACTTGAAGTTGGTGCAAGTAGGAACGCAGACTGTTTTTGAACAAACTCCAGTTGAATTGGCTGAACAAGGAGTAGTCTTTACAGACTTTCACTCAGCTTTAGAAGAAATTCCAGAACTTATCGAGGAATTCTTCATGTCATCTGTTAAGTATGATGACGACAAGTTGGCAGCCTACCATACAGCTTATTTCAATAGTGGGGCTGTACTCTACATCCCTGATAATGTTGAGATTACAGAGCCAATTGAAGGTATTTTCTACCAAGACAGCGATAGCGATGTGCCATTTAACAAGCATATCCTCATTATCGCTGGTAAAAACAGCAGGATTAGTTATCTTGAACGTTTAGAGTCGCGAGGTGAAAGTAATGCCAAAGCAACTGCTAATATCACAGTGGAAGTGATTGCGCGCTCAGGAGCGCAAGTGAAGTTTGCGGCTATTGATCGTCTAGGAGAAAATGTCACTGCCTACATTAGCCGTCGTGGTAAACTAGGCAACGATGCAAGCATTGACTGGGCAATTGGTGTCATGAACGAAGGAAACGTCGTTGCGGACTTTGATAGTGACTTGATTGGAAATGGTAGCCATGCTGACCTTAAAGTCGTAGCTCTTTCAAGTGGCCGTCAGGTTCAAGGGATTGATACTCGAGTGACTAACTATGGTTGCAACTCTATCGGAAATATCCTCCAACATGGGGTTATCCTTGAAAAAGCGACCTTGACTTTCAATGGTATTGGCCACATTATCAAGGGTGCTAAGGGAGCAGATGCGCAACAAGAAAGCCGTGTTCTCATGCTTTCAGACCAAGCGCGTTCAGATGCCAACCCAATTCTTTTGATTGATGAAAATGACGTTACTGCAGGCCACGCGGCTTCTATCGGTCAGGTGGATCCAGAAGACATGTACTACCTCATGAGTCGTGGTTTGGATAAGGCGACTGCGGAACGTTTGGTTGTTCGCGGTTTCCTTGGCTCCGTAATTGTTGAGATTCCAGTCAAAGAAGTTCGTGATGAAATGATTGCAACTATCGAAGAAAAATTGTCAAAACGCTAA